The nucleotide sequence CTCAAATATCTCCGCGCATATCTCCTACCTTCTCCACCATATTCTGGCATATCCTCATAGCCCCTCATGTAAACATCAACAAGCTTTTCCAAAACCTCTTGATTGAATTCTTCCAGCTTTTCTATCTTTACTTCCTCTTCCACCGTCATCACTATTAAGTTAGGAGATGGACTTAAAAAGCATAGGGTTTTTATGGTTTGAGGGAGAGAGTAGAGCAGAAGAAGGTGGTTTTAATGGGAAAGGCAAAGCCAAAAATTTGCGAAATTTGCGGTGCTGAAATCAGAGGACAAGGACACACTGTAAAAATTGAAGGTGCAGAGCTCTTAGTTTGCTCTAACTGTTATAGAAAATATGGAAGAAAGAAGCCAGGAACGTTCAGCATAATGCCCACTGGAAGGGAGCCTAGAAGAGCATATAAACCAAGACCAAAGCCACAGCAAAAACCCTACCGTGAGAAACCTCTCTATACCGAGGACATTGTTGAGGATTACGCTGAGAGAGTTTACCAAGCGATACAGAGAAGCAAGTTAAGCTATGAGGAACTTTCACACAGAGTGGGACTTTCTGTCAACGTGCTTAGAAGGATTGCCCATGGTGAGTACATGCCAACCATTGAGGAAGCTAAAAAGTTAGAGAGATATTTCAAGATAAAACTCATTGAAAGAGTGGAAGAAGTGCATGAGGAGAAAGTCAGCATTCCAAAAGATTATGAACCGACTCTCGGTGACATTGCAAGAATAAAAATCAAGAAGAAAAAGAAGAAATGAGCATTAGAAAGAACACCCCAGAATAACTCAAACAGATACTAAGAGATGAAAAAGCAGTAAGGACACTTCAGTAAAACTCCTCTCCTTCCTCTTCTACTTCCTCAATTTTCTGCTCAATCTTCTTAACTTTCGGCGGATGAAAGCCCTTAAGCTTTTCAAAAGTCCCCCATAAGCGCAAAAGTTCCTTGTGAACTGGACTTCCTGGAGGAATCACAATTATATGAGCAGGTGGATGGATATCTCTCAGACGACCAATTGCCTTAGCTGGAGGTAAGTCAATCTGAGCAACCACATGAGCTCTGTATTTTTTCCTCGGCTTTTCCCCAACAATTTTTTCAAACGCCCAATCTGAAAGTGCAGGGGGTATTATCTTTGGGTCTCCCCTAATCTGCATTCCACCATATCTCACAAGGTCAGCCAAAGCCACCATTGCTTTGTCAAAGTTGTCTGTCCTTATTAGCACAATCGTGTTTAGCATTATCTTCACCAACCTTCTCTCATTCTTGGAGTTTTTAAAGGTTTGTCATTTTTAATTACCGAAAGTTTTAAAAACAATTTGTTAGGAAAAATGATTGTATAAGGAGGTGGAAGGAATGTTTCTGAAGAAACGACACTTGGAGATAATCAGAGAGATGACAAAGACTGAGAACCAAGCTGAAATCCAAGAAAAGCTCCCAGAAGAGTTCCAGATTAGAGCTCTGGAACTCTACATATTGGGATTTGCAGAGCTTGAAGGTAACAAGATAAAGTTCACAGAAGCTGGGAAAAAGCTGTTGAAGATAGCTGAAAAGATCAACATTGATGACCTGCCAGATATTTTTGTTGATTCCGAAATCATAAAGATATTAGAGCTTTTAGAGGGGACAGGACAAGTCCCAGAAGAATGGCTAGCTTTACTTAAGGAGCGCAAGCTGGCTGATGAGAACGGTTTAACAGAGGTTGGAAAAGCTGTTTTAGAACTTTACAAGGAAACACACCCATTAGTTTACCTCACACCAGAGATAGTTTCATTTCTCAGGGGAATGCCAAAGATTGGAACTCTGGATGAACTTATAACATACAAGAACTCAAGGCAATATGGGGATAACATAATAAATGCCCTTCAAGCAATGCGTTTGCTGTTAATTTCACCTCAAACTGAAAAAGGAAAAGCATTCGCAACAACTCCAGCAACTAAACTTGCTCTTAAAGCAGTTCAGATGATTCCAGTATTTGCAAGGGCAATAGTTCTGAGGAAAGAGGACTTCGAGATGCTCAAATCTGGAAAGAGCACAGCCCAGCTTAGAGATATGGGATTAGCTGATGAAAAAGGAACCACGGAGCTTGGAAAGGTTATAATGGACACCTATGAAGCTATGGGCAAAAAAGAGGAGAAAGTCCTGCCGATTTACCTGCTAGACGATGAGCTTACAGTGTTGAAAGCAATTCAGGAGATTGAAGGCAAATATGAGAAAAATCCTGACATACTGCCAACCTATAAAGAAATTGAGAAGATTGCAAAGGTTAATGATTTGGGCGAAATTTTACATCTGTTAGAGTCAAAAGAGCTCATCAGGAGAGAACTAGTTAAGAACAAGGACACATACTGGCTCACCAAATGGGGAAAAGATGCCATAAAATTTGGAACCGTCAGTCCGGATGGAATGAAAGCTTTAACATATGCAGAAAGCGGCGACGTGCCGATAGCTGAATGGGTGATTCAAGCAAAGAAAGAAGGACTCATCGCTTACGGAATCACAGATAAAGGAAGATTTTACTTAAAGCTAAGTGCATCAATTAAGAGAAAGCCATATCTGACAATGTATGATTCAGCGATACTCGTTAAGATGCCAAGGAAAAAGTACATCCACAAGGATGAGCTCGTTAAGCTCGTTCAGGATTATGTGAGCGGTGATGAGAAGGCAATCATCAAAGCGATAGGAGAAGCAGAAGCTAAGGGATTCATAGTTGAGCTACAGAACAAGATGGTTAAACTTACAGAGCTTGGAGAGAAAGTGAAGACAGCTATAGAGAATGCAAAAGTCCAAGAGATCATTAAGACAAAATTTGGAGTTACACCAACAACATACAATGTTCTCAAGGTAATTTACGATAACCTCAAGGTGTTCAACAGAATTTGGAAGGAGAGCAAAGAGATCAGAGGATACAAGCAGGATGAAGTGGATGTTATTAAGAAGCACCTCAGCCTAAGTGAAGATGAAATTAAAAAAGCGCTAACAATTTTGAGGGCTTTAGGCCTCCTTGGCGAAAAGAGCCTAACAGAGGCTGGTAAGACTCTAGTTGAGGCCTACGCTTAGTTTTCTATTCTTTTTAACTTTAGCTTTACTTTTGCCAAATTTCTGTAATTTCGATTTGCCTAAATCTTTAAAAACCCCAAGTGAGGTATTTATAAAGGGTTTTTAAACCCACTAATTGGGGGTGTAATTTATGGTAGATATGAGCAAGGTAAAGCTAAGGATAGAGAACATCGTTGCTTCTGTGGATTTGTTCACACAGCTCGATCTGGAAAAAGTAATTGAGATATGCCCAAATTCCAAATATAATCCAGAGGAATTTCCTGGTATCATTTGTCGCTTCGATGAGCCCAAAGTTGCCCTACTGGTTTTCAGCTCAGGTAAGCTCGTTGTTACTGGTGCTAAAAGCGTTGAGGACATCGAAAGAGCTGTCTCAAAGCTTGTCCAGATGCTCTCAAAGATTGGAACTAAGTTCCAAAGAGCACCACAAATCGATATTCAAAACATGGTCTTCAGCGGAGACATTGGAATGGAGTTCAACTTGGACGCAGTTGCTTTAGTTCTGCCAAACTGTGAATATGAGCCAGAGCAGTTTCCTGGTGTTATTTACCGTGTTAAAGAGCCAAGGGCTGTCATTCTCCTCTTCAGCTCAGGAAAGATTGTCTGTTCAGGTGCAAAAAGTGAACATGATGCATGGGAGGCTGTTAGAAAGCTCCTCAGAGAGCTTGAGAAGTATGGCTTAATTGAAGAAGAGGAAGAATTCTGATTCCTTTTATAATTTCCTTTTGTGGTGTCCATGTTCAAGATTCTCTACTCCCCTATCTTCAAAGAACACAAACCCCTTAATTATCATCCAGAGAACCCCAAACGATTGGATTTTGCAATTGCAGGGTTAAAGGCCAAAAACATATGGAAAAATATCGTTGAACCAACGCCAGCAAGCATTGACGAGATTTTAGAGGTCCATTCTGAGAATTATGTTGAGAAGATAAGAAAAGCTTCACAAATCGGATTTCATTACATAGACCCAGATACTTACATATGTGAAAAAACATGGGATGCAGCGCTTTATGCATTTGGGGCGGCAAGAGAAGCGGCCCTCATAGCTTTGGAGGAAAAAGGAATTTTCTTAGCTTTAGTGAGACCGCCCGGACACCATGCTGGAAAAAGCGGCAGAGCATTCTATGCCTCCACTTTGGGCTTCTGCATCTTCAACAACGTTGCTGGAGCAGCTAAGCTCCTTGAAACCCTCGAAGGTAACGCATTAATTATAGATTTTGACGTCCATCATGGCAACGGAACTCAGGAGATATTTTGGAATGATGCAAATGTTGTACACATAGACCTCCACGAGAGGGACATTTATCCGTGGAGCGGTTATGAATGGGAAGTTGGTGGAAAAGAGGCAGAAGGAACGAAGATAAACATCCCAATGACCTCTTATTCAGGCGATGACGATTATATCTTCGCATGGCATGAGATAGTTATGCCCATCGTAAATGAAGTCAAACCAAAGGTTATTTTGATTTCAGCAGGCTTTGATGCATTTAAGGGTGATGGTTTAGCAACAATTCAGCTAACAGAGGAGTTTTATAGATTTGCCGGGACAAGTCTTTCTGGTTACAGCCTCGCTGTGGTTCTTGAAGGAGGTTATAGTATAGGACTTGAAAAAGGACTACCAGCATTCATTGAAGGATACCTCAAAGGTGAAACTGAGGAAGAGACTATAAAACCAAGTTACGAGGCTCTTAAAGTTGTTGGAAAAGTTAAAGAGATTCTGAGGGAATGGTGGGAGATTTAAAAAAGAAAAGACCTTAAAGCCCAAGCAATTCCTTAGCGGCTTTGACACCAAGCTCGAAGGCCTTCATATTGACATCAACTGCCTTCTTTGGAACGCTAAGCCTGATAACTTCCTTAACGTGTTCAGCACTCAACGGGAATCCTGGTGTTTGAGTTAAGGCTCCAATGAGGACGACGTTTGTCGTGATGACATTTCCAGCTTCCAAAGCCAATTTTTCAGCATCTAAAGTGATTAGCTTACCTTTAAAGTCCTCTTCTATGATCTTTTTGATTTCCTCCATGCTTGGATATGTCGCTAAGCCCATTGAAACCTGAACTGGTGGAATCGGATTTGAGTTTGCTATAACTAACCCGCCTTCTTTGAGGTAGTTGATGTATCTAAGAGCCTCAACTGGTTCAAAAGCCAAGATAACATCGGCTTTTCCTTCTGGAACCATTGCACCATAGACATCTTCACCGAATCTGACGTAAGCAATGACTGAACCGAAACGCTGGCTCATTCCATGAACCTCACCAACTCTCACTTTGTAACCAGCATGAAGGGCAGCCCAGCCCAATAGGTTAGCAGCTGTAAGAATTCCCTGACCACCAACACCAGTGATGACAATGTTGTACTCACTAACCATCTCACTCACCCTCCTTCATGACCTCAAATGCTCCGAATGGACAGACCTGTGCACATCCGCCACATCCCCAACACATGAGCGGATTAATTTTGGCTTTCTTCTTCTCAGCGTCCCAGTAAATTGCTGGACAGCCATAGGCGTTGATACAAATCTTACAGCCTGTACACTTCTCTTCATTTACAGTGTAGATTGGCCACTTCTCCCCTTTCCTTCTCATCTGTCCTATATGGTGAAGAGCACACACTCTTCTTGCAACAACCACACTCACTCCTTCCGTCTCAATTGCCTTCTTCATTACCTCATAAGTTGCCTTTATGTCATACGGGTCAACTACTTCAACGAAGTCTGCTCCAAGAGCCTTTGCAACGTCTTCAATGAGAATCCTCTTGCCTGGACCGTGTGGTGTGTCCCCGGTTCCAGGGTTGGGCTGATCTCCGGTCATTGCTGTAACAAGGTTGTCCATAACCACTATGACGACATTTGAGCGATTGTAGATTGCGTTTGCTAAAGCTGGCAGTCCTGTGTGGAAGAATGTTGAGTCACCAATTGTGGCAACGATGATTCTCTTTTTCTCATTGGTCTCTTTCTCACCAGGAACTCCGTTTAATGCAACATCCAATCCGTGAGCAACACCAATTGAGCCGCCCATGGCTATCGTTGTGTCAACTGTTTTAAGCGGCGGAAGGACACCAAGCGTGTAACATCCAATGTCACTTGGGAATATTGCTCTTGAACCGGCGGCTTTTCTGATTGCATAGAAAGTGTTCCTGTGAGGACATGCTGGACACAGGCTTGGAGGTCTCGGTGGAACGATGGCTGAGACTTTCTTGTACCTCTCATCAACACTCTCAAAGTCAACT is from Thermococcus paralvinellae and encodes:
- a CDS encoding multiprotein bridging factor aMBF1 — encoded protein: MGKAKPKICEICGAEIRGQGHTVKIEGAELLVCSNCYRKYGRKKPGTFSIMPTGREPRRAYKPRPKPQQKPYREKPLYTEDIVEDYAERVYQAIQRSKLSYEELSHRVGLSVNVLRRIAHGEYMPTIEEAKKLERYFKIKLIERVEEVHEEKVSIPKDYEPTLGDIARIKIKKKKKK
- a CDS encoding DUF356 domain-containing protein translates to MLNTIVLIRTDNFDKAMVALADLVRYGGMQIRGDPKIIPPALSDWAFEKIVGEKPRKKYRAHVVAQIDLPPAKAIGRLRDIHPPAHIIVIPPGSPVHKELLRLWGTFEKLKGFHPPKVKKIEQKIEEVEEEGEEFY
- a CDS encoding DUF505 family protein, which produces MYKEVEGMFLKKRHLEIIREMTKTENQAEIQEKLPEEFQIRALELYILGFAELEGNKIKFTEAGKKLLKIAEKINIDDLPDIFVDSEIIKILELLEGTGQVPEEWLALLKERKLADENGLTEVGKAVLELYKETHPLVYLTPEIVSFLRGMPKIGTLDELITYKNSRQYGDNIINALQAMRLLLISPQTEKGKAFATTPATKLALKAVQMIPVFARAIVLRKEDFEMLKSGKSTAQLRDMGLADEKGTTELGKVIMDTYEAMGKKEEKVLPIYLLDDELTVLKAIQEIEGKYEKNPDILPTYKEIEKIAKVNDLGEILHLLESKELIRRELVKNKDTYWLTKWGKDAIKFGTVSPDGMKALTYAESGDVPIAEWVIQAKKEGLIAYGITDKGRFYLKLSASIKRKPYLTMYDSAILVKMPRKKYIHKDELVKLVQDYVSGDEKAIIKAIGEAEAKGFIVELQNKMVKLTELGEKVKTAIENAKVQEIIKTKFGVTPTTYNVLKVIYDNLKVFNRIWKESKEIRGYKQDEVDVIKKHLSLSEDEIKKALTILRALGLLGEKSLTEAGKTLVEAYA
- a CDS encoding TATA-box-binding protein — encoded protein: MVDMSKVKLRIENIVASVDLFTQLDLEKVIEICPNSKYNPEEFPGIICRFDEPKVALLVFSSGKLVVTGAKSVEDIERAVSKLVQMLSKIGTKFQRAPQIDIQNMVFSGDIGMEFNLDAVALVLPNCEYEPEQFPGVIYRVKEPRAVILLFSSGKIVCSGAKSEHDAWEAVRKLLRELEKYGLIEEEEEF
- a CDS encoding histone deacetylase family protein yields the protein MFKILYSPIFKEHKPLNYHPENPKRLDFAIAGLKAKNIWKNIVEPTPASIDEILEVHSENYVEKIRKASQIGFHYIDPDTYICEKTWDAALYAFGAAREAALIALEEKGIFLALVRPPGHHAGKSGRAFYASTLGFCIFNNVAGAAKLLETLEGNALIIDFDVHHGNGTQEIFWNDANVVHIDLHERDIYPWSGYEWEVGGKEAEGTKINIPMTSYSGDDDYIFAWHEIVMPIVNEVKPKVILISAGFDAFKGDGLATIQLTEEFYRFAGTSLSGYSLAVVLEGGYSIGLEKGLPAFIEGYLKGETEEETIKPSYEALKVVGKVKEILREWWEI
- a CDS encoding indolepyruvate oxidoreductase subunit beta is translated as MVSEYNIVITGVGGQGILTAANLLGWAALHAGYKVRVGEVHGMSQRFGSVIAYVRFGEDVYGAMVPEGKADVILAFEPVEALRYINYLKEGGLVIANSNPIPPVQVSMGLATYPSMEEIKKIIEEDFKGKLITLDAEKLALEAGNVITTNVVLIGALTQTPGFPLSAEHVKEVIRLSVPKKAVDVNMKAFELGVKAAKELLGL